A part of Vigna radiata var. radiata cultivar VC1973A chromosome 11, Vradiata_ver6, whole genome shotgun sequence genomic DNA contains:
- the LOC106778014 gene encoding UDP-glucosyl transferase 73B2-like translates to MQLYLFSHKTMSFEICIVPFWGQGHLFPCIELCNRLTSRNVNITLIIPSTINTSLPSSLLQHPLIRIAQFPSPPPPPPHHDLAPDLERILANNPTRPVCAIVDIMMSSCSAPVFTKFHIPMVAFFTSAACSAAMELATWKAQPLNLEPGETRLLPGLPENMAITHSDLKRRPQHLHPPPPIGASLHYGGATRFPPPPGKGPPNHGGGFGFPPPPGKGPPKLEEPPPWLDDVRESSAVIINTCDDLERTFIKYITNHIEKPVWGVGPLLPEQYWNSTASALLDRDVRPNRRFSVTEEEVTQWLDSKAHGSVLYVSFGTEVGPTSEEMEELGGALESSEEAFIRVIQGSSSIGGSEEGYFGNRGMIIRGWAPQLLILSHPSTGGFLSHCGWNSTVEGLGRGVPLLAWPIRGDQYHNAKLVVSHLKLGYMVTDDMSEKITKDDIVRGIKKLMADKGMKTNAEILSAKFQHRFPRSSLETLDDFIHHIKHSGVHC, encoded by the coding sequence ATGCAACTATACTTGTTCAGTCACAAAACAATGTCTTTTGAAATTTGCATAGTGCCCTTTTGGGGACAAGGCCATCTTTTTCCCTGCATTGAGCTATGTAACCGTTTAACATCAAGAAACGTTAACATCACCCTCATCATCCCTTCCACCATTAACACTTCTCTTCCCTCTTCCCTCCTTCAACACCCTCTCATTCGAATCGCCCAGTTCCCGTCACCACCTCCACCGCCACCCCACCACGACCTAGCCCCGGACCTCGAACGCATCCTCGCCAACAACCCCACCCGACCCGTTTGCGCCATCGTTGACATCATGATGAGCTCCTGCTCCGCCCCCGTTTTCACAAAATTCCATATCCCCATGGTAGCCTTCTTCACCTCCGCCGCCTGCTCCGCTGCCATGGAACTCGCCACCTGGAAAGCCCAACCTTTAAATCTTGAACCCGGCGAGACCCGTTTACTTCCCGGGTTGCCCGAAAACATGGCAATTACGCATTCGGACCTTAAACGACGACCTCAACATCTTCATCCTCCGCCGCCGATCGGTGCATCACTGCATTACGGAGGAGCAACCAGGTTTCCTCCGCCTCCAGGAAAGGGACCACCGAACCACGGCGGGGGATTCGGGTTTCCCCCGCCGCCGGGGAAGGGACCACCTAAACTGGAGGAACCGCCACCGTGGCTGGATGATGTTCGAGAAAGCAGCGCGGTGATCATCAACACGTGTGATGATCTGGAGCGtacatttattaaatacataACAAATCATATTGAAAAACCGGTCTGGGGTGTTGGCCCACTTTTACCAGAGCAGTATTGGAACTCGACCGCTTCCGCTCTCTTAGACCGTGACGTCCGGCCGAACCGCCGGTTCAGCGTCACCGAAGAAGAAGTGACCCAGTGGTTAGATTCAAAGGCACATGGGTCGGTTCTGTATGTGTCATTTGGTACAGAGGTGGGTCCCACCTCGGAGGAGATGGAAGAACTCGGTGGAGCCCTGGAGTCATCTGAAGAAGCATTCATACGGGTGATTCAGGGCAGTTCAAGTATTGGAGGTAGTGAAGAAGGGTATTTTGGGAATAGGGGTATGATAATACGTGGGTGGGCACCACAGTTGTTGATACTGAGTCATCCTTCAACGGGTGGGTTTTTGTCTCATTGTGGATGGAACTCGACGGTGGAGGGTCTTGGACGTGGGGTTCCGTTGTTGGCGTGGCCCATAAGGGGTGACCAATACCATAATGCCAAGTTGGTGGTGTCTCATCTTAAGCTGGGTTACATGGTGACCGATGATATGTCGGAGAAGATAACCAAAGATGATATTGTGAGGGGAATAAAGAAGTTGATGGCCGATAAAGGGATGAAGACAAATGCTGAGATTCTAAGTGCCAAGTTTCAGCATAGGTTTCCTAGAAGTTCACTGGAGACTTTAGATGATTTTATTCACCATATCAAGCATTCAGGCGTCCATTGCTAA
- the LOC106777055 gene encoding dihydroneopterin aldolase 2: protein MESNALPCGDKLVLRGLSFHGFHGAKPEERKLGQKFVVDIDAWMDLATAGKTDHLSDTVSYTAIYDIVKEVLEGSPHNLLESVAQKIAITTLTNHKEIFAVRVKVEKPHVAVQGPVDYLGVEIHRRRSDLSG from the exons ATGGAATCTAATGCACTGCCATGTGGAGACAAACTCGTACTGAGGGGATTGTCATTCCATGGTTTTCATGGAGCAAAGCCAGAAGAAAGGAAACTGGGCCAGAAGTTCGTGGTAGATATAGATGCTTGGATGGATCTCGCAACTGCTGGCAAAACTGATCACTTATCTGATACAGTTAGTTACACAGCAATATATGA TATAGTTAAGGAAGTTCTTGAAGGGTCACCTCACAACCTTCTGGAATCAGTGGCCCAAAAAATTGCAATAACTACTCTGACAAATCATAAAGAAATTTTTGCTGTTCGAGTGAAGGTTGAAAAGCCTCATGTGGCAGTTCAAGGTCCAGTTGATTACTTAGGCGTTGAGATTCATAGACGGAGAAGCGATTTGTCAGgctaa
- the LOC106778016 gene encoding protein LOW PSII ACCUMULATION 3, chloroplastic yields MVLSSSMILSNSPFASPSLPTSTSAKLETFSLNYDGIIRIRGFTASSVTPRNRKLSTCSASRDGNASVETDAPFPADYSELLEQAKVAVNLAMKDNRQLMEIEFPTAGLGSVPGDGEGGIEMTESMQLIREFCDRFIIPEKVTRTRIFFPEANEVDFARQSVFSGSSLKLDYLTKPSFFEDFGFVEKVKMSDRVKTEDELFLVAYPYFNVNEILVVEELYKEAVLNTERKLIIFNGELDRIRSGYYPPFFYPKLGALTKTFLPMMETVYYIHNFKGRNGGTLFRCYPGPWKVLRRVGPRKYVCLHEQNSMPSLKEVALEILPSA; encoded by the exons ATGGTTTTATCCAGTTCCATGATTCTCTCTAATTCTCCCTTTGCATCCCCTTCTCTTCCAACTTCAACG AGTGCCAAGTTGGAAACTTTTTCCCTGAATTATGATGGGATCATCAGAATTAGAGGATTTACGGCTTCTTCAGTGACACCCAGAAACCGAAAATTATCAACATGTTCTGCATCGAGAGATGGAAATGCCTCTGTTGAAACTGATGCACCTTTCCCTGCTGATTACTCTGAGCTTCTGGAACAA GCAAAAGTAGCTGTAAATTTGGCTATGAAGGATAACAGACAGCTAATG GAAATTGAGTTTCCCACAGCTGGACTCGGGTCTGTGCCAG GTGATGGGGAAGGTGGAATTGAAATGACTGAGAGCATGCAATTGATTCGGGAATTTTGTGACCGCTTCATTATTCCAGAGAAAGTCACACGAACAAGAATA TTTTTCCCAGAGGCTAATGAAGTTGACTTTGCTAGACAATCAGTGTTTAGTGGATCTTCTTTAAAGTTGGACTATTTGACCAAGCCTtcattttttgaagattttggatttgttgagaaagtgaaaatgtcAGACAGAGTGAAGACAGAAGATGAACTTTTCTTGGTTGCCTATCCATATTTTAATGTCAATG AGATACTTGTTGTTGAAGAACTTTATAAAGAGGCAGTCTTGAACACAGAACGAAAACTGATTATTTTCAATGGAGAACTTGATCGCATAAGATCTGGAT ATTATCCACCATTCTTCTACCCAAAGCTTGGTGCACTCACGAAGACCTTTCTACCTATGATGGAAACCGTGTATTACATTCATAACTTCAAGGGCCGCAATGGAGGAACACTTTTTAG GTGTTATCCAGGACCCTGGAAGGTCCTGAGAAGAGTTGGGCCTAGGAAATATGTTTGTCTGCACGAGCAGAATAGTATGCCATCCCTCAAGGAAGTTGCTCTTGAGATTCTTCCATCTGCATAA